From the Limosilactobacillus panis genome, one window contains:
- a CDS encoding RNA polymerase sigma factor — MRLDEEKRDWIKPCTSLNDKEFILLFRQYRPLVRRIWQHYYVPGLELADWEQEAQLVLIKVIRSYTGTNNRQFGGFYKQSLVNKILDLYRARQARKRIPAGKVAPLKDDFAEILNDPHQVQPEDTIYCHYCIRKLMQSCSAFERTVLISYQKGYSTNELAAVLNCSKRQVQSAMSRSRQKLIHILKR; from the coding sequence ATGCGTTTGGATGAAGAAAAACGGGATTGGATCAAGCCTTGTACAAGCCTGAACGATAAGGAGTTTATCCTCCTTTTTCGCCAGTACCGGCCCTTAGTTCGGCGGATATGGCAACACTATTATGTGCCGGGCTTGGAATTAGCCGACTGGGAGCAGGAAGCACAACTAGTGTTGATTAAGGTTATTCGTTCCTATACCGGAACAAATAATCGCCAGTTTGGGGGCTTTTATAAGCAGAGCCTGGTCAACAAAATTTTGGACCTTTACCGGGCGCGGCAAGCACGTAAAAGAATTCCGGCGGGAAAGGTGGCCCCATTAAAAGATGACTTCGCGGAAATCCTGAACGACCCCCACCAGGTCCAACCGGAAGACACCATTTATTGTCACTACTGCATTCGCAAATTGATGCAGTCCTGTTCAGCATTCGAACGAACTGTCTTAATCAGTTATCAGAAGGGGTATTCGACAAACGAGCTGGCGGCCGTACTTAATTGCAGCAAGCGGCAAGTACAAAGCGCAATGAGTCGCAGCCGTCAGAAACTAATTCACATCCTAAAACGCTAG
- the rpmG gene encoding 50S ribosomal protein L33: MAQKKVALECTKCGARNYTITANPQRQERLELRKFCKHCGEYTLHRESK; the protein is encoded by the coding sequence ATGGCACAGAAGAAAGTGGCCTTAGAATGTACCAAATGTGGTGCACGAAACTATACGATTACTGCTAACCCTCAGCGTCAAGAGCGCTTAGAATTACGAAAATTCTGTAAACATTGCGGGGAATATACACTTCACCGCGAGAGTAAATAG
- the secE gene encoding preprotein translocase subunit SecE has translation MYLIRFIKSVNHEMKLVVWPTARENRRDTTIVISLTLFFVLFFALFDWLIQMFMKLFV, from the coding sequence ATGTACTTAATTCGTTTTATTAAAAGTGTTAACCATGAAATGAAACTAGTCGTTTGGCCAACGGCACGGGAGAACCGGCGTGATACGACGATTGTTATCTCGCTGACCCTCTTTTTCGTCCTGTTCTTTGCCCTGTTCGACTGGTTGATTCAAATGTTTATGAAACTGTTTGTTTAA
- the nusG gene encoding transcription termination/antitermination protein NusG: protein MESHEKRWYVLHTYAGYENRVKSNLESRAQSMGMQDYIFRVVVAEETVREVKDGKAKEVVENTFPGYVLVEMIMTDQAWYIARNTPGVTGFLGSHGGGSKPTPLLPEEVERIMKRMGADITVSDIDVKEGDTVKVIAGPFADLTGKVTEVDHEKQKLKVNVKMFGRETSAELGFDQIDTVE from the coding sequence GTGGAATCACATGAAAAACGCTGGTATGTGCTCCATACCTATGCCGGATACGAAAACCGGGTCAAGAGCAACTTGGAATCACGGGCCCAATCAATGGGTATGCAAGACTACATTTTCCGGGTAGTCGTTGCCGAAGAGACCGTTCGTGAAGTCAAGGACGGCAAGGCTAAAGAAGTTGTCGAAAATACCTTCCCGGGTTACGTCCTGGTTGAAATGATCATGACGGATCAAGCATGGTACATTGCGCGGAACACACCTGGTGTTACTGGGTTCCTTGGTTCTCACGGTGGGGGCTCAAAGCCAACACCATTACTGCCAGAAGAGGTTGAACGAATCATGAAGCGGATGGGCGCCGACATTACCGTTAGTGACATCGACGTTAAGGAAGGCGACACTGTTAAGGTAATCGCCGGACCGTTTGCTGACCTGACGGGAAAGGTAACGGAAGTTGACCACGAAAAGCAAAAACTGAAGGTCAACGTTAAGATGTTTGGCCGGGAAACTTCGGCTGAACTGGGCTTTGACCAGATCGATACAGTCGAATAA
- the rplK gene encoding 50S ribosomal protein L11 yields MAKKVANVVKLQIPAGAATPAPPVGPALGQAGINIMGFTKEFNARTADQKGMLIPVVITVYEDRSFDFITKTPPAAVLLKKAAGVEHGSGEPNTKKVAKVTKDQVKKIAETKMQDLNAADVEAAMRMIEGTARSMGFTVED; encoded by the coding sequence GTGGCAAAGAAAGTAGCTAACGTTGTCAAGTTGCAAATTCCTGCCGGTGCAGCAACACCAGCTCCACCAGTAGGTCCTGCACTTGGACAAGCAGGTATTAACATCATGGGCTTCACTAAGGAATTCAACGCCCGGACGGCTGACCAGAAGGGTATGCTGATCCCAGTTGTAATTACTGTTTATGAAGACCGTTCATTTGACTTCATTACTAAGACGCCACCTGCTGCTGTCTTACTGAAAAAGGCCGCTGGTGTTGAACACGGTTCCGGTGAACCTAACACGAAGAAGGTTGCTAAGGTAACCAAGGATCAAGTTAAGAAGATTGCCGAAACTAAGATGCAAGATCTAAACGCAGCTGACGTTGAAGCAGCTATGCGCATGATTGAAGGTACTGCACGCAGCATGGGCTTCACTGTTGAAGACTAG